Within Thermodesulfobacteriota bacterium, the genomic segment CTGGAAGAGGAGGTAGCTCATGGCAGGCTCCGTAAGGGAGAGGCGCTCAGGAAGCGGCGGGCGGAGGGGTGGATCCCAGGGCGGCCTGGACTGGGAGGCCCGCGGCCAGCCGGGCGAGAAGGGCGGCGCTCACCGGCCGGCCCAGGACCGCCTGGAAATGAGCGGCCAGGCGCTCCCAGTCCCGGGCCCGCATCCAGTCCAGTATGTCATGGTGCAGGAGGCGGGTAAAGATCTCCTCGTTTTCGACCTGCGGCCGGCCAGCGGCCAGAACCTCCTGCCGGAAGGCGCCGAGGATCCGCAAAAGCTCGGCGTATTCCGGGCCAAAGGCCCGGGTCAGCTCCTGGCGGAGCCGCTTGGCCAGGGCAGGGCTCTTGCCGCCGGTAGCCACCGCCACGGTCAGATCACCGCTGCGCACCACCGCCGGCAGGGTGAAGGTGCAGCGGCTGGGCACATCAGCGACGTTCACCAGGACACCGCGGGCCTGGGCCTCCCGGAAGACCGCCTCCTGGACCTCGGGCTCGCCGGTGGCGGCCAGGACCAGAAAGGCCCCCTCGAGATCGCCCTCCTGATAGGGCCTGGCCTGCCAGTCCAGCCGGCCTTCGGCGGCCAGGCAGCCCAGTTCCGGGCAAAGGGCAGGGCTTATGACCCGCACCCGGGCGCCGCAGGCCAGAAGGCCGCGGACCTTGCGGCAGGCGACGCTGCCGCCGCCTACCACCAGGCAGGTGCGGCCGTCCACATCGAGGCAAACGGGATAAAGGAGCTTGGTCATGGCCGAGACAGGATGTCTTCCGGAGAATAGGTCAACCTACCTGGATTCACCTGGCCTGGCAAGCCAAGAGCTGCCGTCCCGGCCGGGGATCCTCCCGGTTGACGGCGGTCTGGTGCCAATGGTTAAATGCCGGCCAGGGGCGTAACCCCAGCCCCAGGGGGGCCTGCCATGTCGAAGGGATCGTTTGCGGTCGCCACTCACCATCAGGTGGAGATGGTGGATATCTCCGCCCGTCTCGAGAAGGAGCTGGCTGCTGCCGGCATCCAGGACGGGGTGCTGGTCGTCTACAATCCGCACACGACAGCCGGTCTGACCATCAACGAGGGGGCAGATCCGGCGGTGCAGGCGGACATCATCGCTGTCCTGGAGCTCATGGTGCCCCGGAGCCTGGGCTACCGGCACCAGGAGGGCAACTCTCCGGCCCACGTCAAGGCTTCCCTCATGGGCGCGACGGTAACGGTCTTTGTGGAGAACGGCCGATTGGCCCTGGGGACTTGGCAGCGGGTCTTCTTCTGTGAATTCGACGGGCCAAGGAGCCGGCGGGTGCACTGGCGACTCGCCGGCTAGCCCCGCACCCCCCTGCCCAGGAGCTCCAGCTCCCGTTTGCGGATGTAGCGCTCCAGGGCCGCCTCCACCCGTCGATCGGTCACGAAGCGAACACCCAGGCCATAGTGGCGGGGGCAGTCGCTGGCGGTCAACCGCACCACGACGCCGGACGCGACCGTGATCTCCACGGGTGGCGGTCCCTGGCCCCGCACCGAGCCTTCGCCAGCGAGCCGGCAGCGGATGCCGGTGACAGGCTGACCCACCGCCAGGGGCACGGTCTTGCTCATGCTGACCAGCATGCCCCCGAGGCTGACGTTGACGATGGAGCAGGCGTCGATCGCCTGCTGGCCGGCCTGGAAGGCAGCGACGCTGCCCCGGGGCACCGGCACCCGGTAGTTGTCCCGCCGCTGCAGCACCGACAGATAGGTCGGGAAGCTGGTGAACAGGCTTTGGCTGGAGACGGATCGCACCTGGACCGGAAAGTAGCTCCACAGCTGGGCCGGGCTGCGGAAGACCACCCGGATCTCGTCCGCCTTCCCTGGCCAGTCCCGGGGACGGTCCAGCTCCAGGCTGTCCGGCTCCATGGCGATGAGGATCGTCGGGCCCGACTGGTAGCCGGGATGGACGATGACCAGGGGGGTGTGGCGGGCGGCCAGGCCGGACAGGGTTTTCTCGATGGCCCGGCGGGAGGCGATCTTCTCGTAGCCGCTCTCCTGGGAGGCCTTGCGCTGGGAGCCGGAAGAGGGGGAAGCGGTCATGACAAGCGGTGGCGGCGGCGCTTCGATGCGCTCCTACTCCTATGCCGGCCAGGAGTCGGCTCGGTTGGCCCTGGGACTGGATCGGGCCGGGGATGAGCGCTTCCTGGCGGCTCTCATCCAGCGGGCAGCGGCCGATCAGGTCCTGGCGCGGCTTTTGCCGCGGCTGACCGCATCCGAGATCGGGGACTTGGTGGATAGCCTGACCGGGCTGTTGCGGCGGCACCTGACCCACGCCGAGTACCACCGGCTGCTGATGGACGACGCCCTGCCGGCCGAGAGCGATTCTTAGTGTTAACGTGTTGATATCCTAGCATGATTTGAAGAGGATGCCAAGGATGGCCCCATCCACCCTCTCTGACCTGCGCGCCTTCATCTCCCTTCTTACGCAGGAGAAGGAGATCATCACCATCGACCAGCCGGTGAGCCCGTATCTGGAGATCCCGGAGATCCAGCGCCGGATGATCGCCCGGGGGGGGCCGGCCCTCTTTTTCCGGCAGGTGCAGGGCAGCGCCTTTCCCGTGGTGACCAACCTCTTCGGCAGCCAGCGCCGGCTGGAGCTGGCCTTCGGCCGCCGGCCCCTGGAGTTCGTCCGGGGCCTGGTTCGCCTCCTGGAAAGCCCGCGCCTGCCCTCCCTCGGCCAGCTCTGGTCCCTGCGCGGCCTGGCTGGCCAGGGCTTGCGTCTGGGCACCAGGCGGGTCCGCCAGGCGCCGATCCTCGAGGCGTGCCAGACCCCGCCCCGGCTCACCGAGCTGCCCCTGCTCACCTCCTGGCATTCGGACGGCGGCCCTTTTGTCACCCTGCCCCTGGTGTACACGGAAAGCCCGGCCCACGGCGGCCACAACCTGGGCATGTACCGGATCCAGCGCTTCGACGACACCACCACCGGCATCCACTGGCAGATCCACAAGGGCGGCGGCTACCATTACGTCGAGGCGGAGCGCCGCAACCTGCCCCTGCCGGTGACCCTGTTCATCGGCGGGCCGCCGGCCCTGATCCTGGCGGCCATCGCGCCGCTGCCCGAGAACCTGCCGGAGCTGATGCTGGCCTCCCTGCTCCTGGGGGAGAAGCTGCCGCTGGTGGACGATCCGGCCGGCGGCCACCGGCTGGTGGCCAATGTGGAGATCGCGGCCAAGGGGGTGGTGCCGCCCCATGAGCGGCGGCCGGAGGGGCCTTTTGGCGACCATTACGGCTACAACTCCCTGACCCATGACTACCCGGTCTTCCATGTGCAGCGCCTCTACCATCGCCGGGACGCCATCTACCCCGCCACAGTGGTGGGCCGGCCCCGGCAGGAGGATTACTACATCGGCGATTTCCTGCAGGAGCTGCTGTCCCCCCTCTTCCCGCTGGTCATGAACGGCATCCGGCAGCTCAAGACCTTCGGCGATGCCGGCTTCCACTGCCTGGCCGCTGCCCGGGTCCAGGACCGCTATCCCCGGGAGGCCTTTGCCGCAGGCCTGCGGATCCTGGGCGAAGGGCAGCTGTCCCTGACCAAGTTTCTGATCCTCACCGATGGCGATCTGGACGCCGCCGACTTCCCGGCGTTGTGGAAGCATGTCCTGGCGCGGGTGGACTGGCGGCGGGATCTTTTTGTGTTTGCCAATGTCTCCCAGGACACCCTGGACTACACCGGACCCAAGGTCAACCAGGGCTCCAAGGCCATGCTCCTGGGCCTGGGCAAGGCGCCCCGCCGGGTGCTGCCGGAGACCTTCGCCGGCTCCCTGCCCATGGGCTGCCGGGAGGCCCGGGCCTTTCTCCCCGGCACCCTGGTGGTGGCCGGCTCGCCTTATGCCGCCGAGCCGGATCTGCCCGCCCGGCTGGCCGGCCACGCCGGGGTGGCGGACTGGCCGGTGGTCATGCTGGTGGACAGCGTGGCCGAGGCCTGCGCCAGCCTGGGCGAGTTTCTGTGGACGGTCTTCACCCGCTTCGAGCCGGCCGCGGACATCCATGGCCGCGCCAGCGAGGTGCAGCGGTTCCACGTCGGTCTTGAGCCGCCGGTGGTCTTCGATTGCCGGATGAAGCCGTGGTACCCTGAGGTCCTGGAGGTGGATCCGGCGACCCGGGCCAAGGTGGATGCCCGCTGGCCGCTTCTCGTGCCGGAGCCCTGGCGCTGATGGGGGACGGGCACCTGCGAGACGGCTGTGCGGGAGGTCTGGTGTCGGGTCTGGTCGTTCCAACAGCGAACAGGGGGAAGCGCGCCGTGAGTCGATCCGTCATCAGCCTCTTCACCGGAGCCGGAGGCCTGGATTTGGGGTTCGAGGCTGCGGGATTCGATGTGGCTGTGGCGGTGGAAATGGATCAGGACTGCGTGGCCACACTCGCTCACAACCGTGATTGGCCTGTAGTCTCACGGTCCATTCATGAAATTCCGTCGGCAGAGTTGCTGGGAACGGCGCGTCTGACCAAAGGAGAGGCCGATGTTCTGATTGGTGGGCCACCGTGTCAGCCATTCTCGAAATCCGGCTATTGGGCATCAGGTGATACCCGTCGATTGGATGATCCTCGTGCCTCCACGCTGCAGGCGTGCCTTCGGGTCTTGCAGGATACCTTGCCGCGGGTCTTCCTGATGGAGAACGTGGCCGGTCTCGCGTACTCCAGAAAGGATGAGGCCTTTCGGTTGATTGCGGATTCGATTGCCGCCATCAATCGGAGTGAAGGCACAGGTTACACCCTTGAGCTGCTCGTGCTCAATGCGGTTGACTTTGGCGTGCCGCAGATCCGGGAACGGGCGTTCCTGATTGGCGCCAGGGATGGCTTGCCCTTCGGAGAATTGTCGCCGACCCACTGGAAGCCTTCTGGGCTCTGCCGGCAGCGAACGTTGGCGGACCAGGCTCCTGGCCAATGCTGGCGGACAACGTGGGATGCGATCGGCGATTTGGAAGATGCTGCGGGCCCAGATCTCCGGTTGACGGGCAAGTGGGCCGATCTCTTGCCGAGCATTCCCGAAGGGGAGAACTATCTCTTCCATACGGATCGCGGCGGGGGGCTGCCGTTGTTCGGCTGGCGCCGCCGATTCTGGAACTTCCTGCTCAAGCTGTCCAAGGCATTGCCCTCGTGGACGCTGACCGCAAGTCCAGGTCCAGCAACCGGCCCATTCCACTGGCGTAGCCGCCGACTGTCGGTCCGGGAGATGGCACGCCTCCAGACCTTCCCGGCCGATTACACCGTTGTGGGGAGCTATCGCGCAGCTCAGCGCCAGATCGGAAACGCCGTGCCGTGCGCCCTGGCGGAGCGCTTGGCCATCGAGATCCGCCGAAGACTCTTCCGGGACGACGAAGCCAAGCGTCTGGAGCCTACGCTTGTGCCGCCGCGACGGGCAGACATGCCTGGCGCCGAGCCTGTCGTGCCGGCTCCGGCCAAGTATCGGCACTTGACTGGGACGCATGAGCCGCATCCGGGAACGGGCAAGGGCAATCGGGCACGCCAGCGCATCCAAAGTGTGCGGGACGGCTGAGCAACAGGGTGCGGTTGGATGGGCGATGGACGCCGGAGCTGGTCAGAGTCTTGGCAGCGGCCCTGTGGTGAAGGCCTCTTCTTGGGGTCGACTCTGGAGCGAGTGATTTGGCGACGAGTGACCTTCGTAAGGCAGCGCCCGCCCCCCGCTATGCTGGATGCATCCCTGCCTCCGCCAAGGCTTCGCGGGTGAAGCGCCGCAACCGGGCCCGTGACACCTCCCCGGAGCTGCGGCTGCGGCGTCTGCTCTGGGCCGACGGCATGCGCTACCGTTTGCATGCGAGCGACCTGCCCGGAAAGCCGGATATCGTCTTTCCCCGGCAACGGTTGGCCATCTTTGTGGACGGCGATTTCTGGCACGGTCGGGAATGGACGACACGACGGCAGCGCCTGGCCCAGGGCGTCAACGGGGCCTACTGGATCGCCAAGATCGAGTACAATATGCGCCGCGATGGCGAACAGACGGCGCTCCTGGAAAGCTGTGGATGGCGGGTGCTCCGGTTTTGGGAGAGCCAGATCTTGAAAACCCCGGGCGAGATCCTGCAACGGGTGGGGCGAGAATTGAACGGCCACGGCAGCCGGAGAATGGGACCAGAGCAGCAAACTGTTCTCAAGCCTGCTTCCCGGATGGCCGACAAGAGAAAATGAAGAAGCATGTCGTGGAGGTATGCCATGAAGATCGATGACCGATTCCATCCTTTGCGCCCGGCTCGTACCGGCAAGTCGGGTCCGAACAGCCCTGCCGGCTCCAGCTTCCAGGCCCTGCTGGATGTCCAGCTGCGGCCGGCCAGCCCTGGGGCGCCGCCGGCGGGCGTCGCCGGGCCGGCGCCGGTGGCGGGGGTGGCTCAGCTGGCCGCCACGAGTCGGGTCCAGGGACTGAGCCTGGGCACGGCGGCGGTGGATACCCTGGAGGCCTATGGCCGGGCCCTGGCCAACCCGGCGCTGGGGATCGCCAGCCTGGAGCCGCTGGTGGAGCGCCTCGAGGAGCAGGTGGCAGCCGTGGCGGAGGTTGGCCGCGCCCTGCCGGCGGAAGACGCCCTGCGGCCGCTCCTGGACCGGGTGGGGGCCGCCGCGGTGGTGGCCGCAGCCAAATACCGCCGGGGCGATTTCGGCGACTAGCCCGCCCCGGCCTTCCCTCTTCGCCTCGTTCACGCCGCCCCTGCCCGCGCCTGCCGGGCCGGGGCGGTGCTGTTGAGGCTCCGGGTCGATTCCGCTGCCATGGCACCACGCCCCAGACGCCAGCCACCCACCGGCCCGCCGCCGGCCGTTCCATCCGGAAAGGTGGATCCTGCTTCTGCCACGGGACCGGTCCGGCTGCAGAAGGTGCTGGCCCGGGCCGGGGTGGCCTCGCGCCGGGCCGCCGAGGCCATGATTCTGGCCGGCCGGGTGACGGTGGACGGCCAGGCCGTCACTGTCCTGGGCACGCGGGTCGGGCCCCGGGAAGTCGTCGCCGTGGACGGCCGCCCCTTGGCCGGTGCCGAGCCCTTCTGGTACGTGCTCCTCAACAAGCCCATCGGCTACCTGTCCAGCCGCCATGACCCCCAGGGCCGCCCGGTGGTCACAGCCCTGGTGGCCGAGATCCCGGCCCGACTCTTCCCGGTCGGCCGCCTGGACTGGGACACCGAGGGGGCGCTCCTGCTCACCAACGACGGCGAGCTGGCGCACCGGGTCCTCCACCCCAGCCACGAGGTGGAGAAGACCTACCAGGCCTGGGTGGCCGGCTCGCCGTCGCCGGCCGCCCTGGACCGGCTGGCAGCAGGGATCGAGATCGAGGGCCGGCGGACCTGGCCGGCTCGCCTGGCGGTGCTGGCTCGGGAGCCGGACGCCACCCTGGTGGAGATCACCATCCATGAAGGCCGCAAGCGGCAGGTCCGCAAGATGTTCGCCGCCACCGGCCACCCTGTTCAGCAGCTCCGGCGTACTGCCTATGGGCAGCTCGCCCTCGCTGGCCTGCCAGAGGGCTCTTACCGTGTCCTGGGGCCGGCGGAGCTGGCGCTGATCTTCTTGCGAAAAAAATAGTCTTTACAGGGGATTACCCACCGGCCTACAATGGAAGCGTTCGGGTGTCCATCACGGGCCGGCCGTCGTCGCGGCTGCACGACGCGGCGTCCTGGCTGGACAGCGGCGTGGGCCCTCCAGGCGAGGGGAGACAGCAGCATGAACAAGTCGGACCTGATCACCGTCCTGGCCGATTCTCTGGGGCTGAGTCACCGTCTGGCCTCCTCCATTACCCAGACGGTCTTCGATGCCATGGCCGAGGCCCTCAGCCGGGGCGAGAACGTGGAGATCCGGGGCTTCGGCAGCTTTGCGGTCAAGGAATACGCCGCCTACCATGGTCGCAACCCCAAGACCGGCTCGCGGATCGAGGTGGCGCCCAAGAAGCTGCCTTTCTTCAAGGTGGGCAAGGAGCTCCGGGAACGGGTCAACGGCGGGGTCGAGGTCGGCGTGCAGAGCGACTGATCGTCGTTGGTCTTCCTGAAAAGCC encodes:
- a CDS encoding bifunctional precorrin-2 dehydrogenase/sirohydrochlorin ferrochelatase, giving the protein MTKLLYPVCLDVDGRTCLVVGGGSVACRKVRGLLACGARVRVISPALCPELGCLAAEGRLDWQARPYQEGDLEGAFLVLAATGEPEVQEAVFREAQARGVLVNVADVPSRCTFTLPAVVRSGDLTVAVATGGKSPALAKRLRQELTRAFGPEYAELLRILGAFRQEVLAAGRPQVENEEIFTRLLHHDILDWMRARDWERLAAHFQAVLGRPVSAALLARLAAGLPVQAALGSTPPPAAS
- a CDS encoding secondary thiamine-phosphate synthase enzyme YjbQ yields the protein MSKGSFAVATHHQVEMVDISARLEKELAAAGIQDGVLVVYNPHTTAGLTINEGADPAVQADIIAVLELMVPRSLGYRHQEGNSPAHVKASLMGATVTVFVENGRLALGTWQRVFFCEFDGPRSRRVHWRLAG
- a CDS encoding PilZ domain-containing protein — translated: MTASPSSGSQRKASQESGYEKIASRRAIEKTLSGLAARHTPLVIVHPGYQSGPTILIAMEPDSLELDRPRDWPGKADEIRVVFRSPAQLWSYFPVQVRSVSSQSLFTSFPTYLSVLQRRDNYRVPVPRGSVAAFQAGQQAIDACSIVNVSLGGMLVSMSKTVPLAVGQPVTGIRCRLAGEGSVRGQGPPPVEITVASGVVVRLTASDCPRHYGLGVRFVTDRRVEAALERYIRKRELELLGRGVRG
- a CDS encoding UbiD family decarboxylase, with translation MAPSTLSDLRAFISLLTQEKEIITIDQPVSPYLEIPEIQRRMIARGGPALFFRQVQGSAFPVVTNLFGSQRRLELAFGRRPLEFVRGLVRLLESPRLPSLGQLWSLRGLAGQGLRLGTRRVRQAPILEACQTPPRLTELPLLTSWHSDGGPFVTLPLVYTESPAHGGHNLGMYRIQRFDDTTTGIHWQIHKGGGYHYVEAERRNLPLPVTLFIGGPPALILAAIAPLPENLPELMLASLLLGEKLPLVDDPAGGHRLVANVEIAAKGVVPPHERRPEGPFGDHYGYNSLTHDYPVFHVQRLYHRRDAIYPATVVGRPRQEDYYIGDFLQELLSPLFPLVMNGIRQLKTFGDAGFHCLAAARVQDRYPREAFAAGLRILGEGQLSLTKFLILTDGDLDAADFPALWKHVLARVDWRRDLFVFANVSQDTLDYTGPKVNQGSKAMLLGLGKAPRRVLPETFAGSLPMGCREARAFLPGTLVVAGSPYAAEPDLPARLAGHAGVADWPVVMLVDSVAEACASLGEFLWTVFTRFEPAADIHGRASEVQRFHVGLEPPVVFDCRMKPWYPEVLEVDPATRAKVDARWPLLVPEPWR
- a CDS encoding DNA cytosine methyltransferase codes for the protein MSRSVISLFTGAGGLDLGFEAAGFDVAVAVEMDQDCVATLAHNRDWPVVSRSIHEIPSAELLGTARLTKGEADVLIGGPPCQPFSKSGYWASGDTRRLDDPRASTLQACLRVLQDTLPRVFLMENVAGLAYSRKDEAFRLIADSIAAINRSEGTGYTLELLVLNAVDFGVPQIRERAFLIGARDGLPFGELSPTHWKPSGLCRQRTLADQAPGQCWRTTWDAIGDLEDAAGPDLRLTGKWADLLPSIPEGENYLFHTDRGGGLPLFGWRRRFWNFLLKLSKALPSWTLTASPGPATGPFHWRSRRLSVREMARLQTFPADYTVVGSYRAAQRQIGNAVPCALAERLAIEIRRRLFRDDEAKRLEPTLVPPRRADMPGAEPVVPAPAKYRHLTGTHEPHPGTGKGNRARQRIQSVRDG
- a CDS encoding very short patch repair endonuclease, which gives rise to MPASAKASRVKRRNRARDTSPELRLRRLLWADGMRYRLHASDLPGKPDIVFPRQRLAIFVDGDFWHGREWTTRRQRLAQGVNGAYWIAKIEYNMRRDGEQTALLESCGWRVLRFWESQILKTPGEILQRVGRELNGHGSRRMGPEQQTVLKPASRMADKRK
- a CDS encoding pseudouridine synthase, with amino-acid sequence MDPASATGPVRLQKVLARAGVASRRAAEAMILAGRVTVDGQAVTVLGTRVGPREVVAVDGRPLAGAEPFWYVLLNKPIGYLSSRHDPQGRPVVTALVAEIPARLFPVGRLDWDTEGALLLTNDGELAHRVLHPSHEVEKTYQAWVAGSPSPAALDRLAAGIEIEGRRTWPARLAVLAREPDATLVEITIHEGRKRQVRKMFAATGHPVQQLRRTAYGQLALAGLPEGSYRVLGPAELALIFLRKK
- a CDS encoding HU family DNA-binding protein; translated protein: MNKSDLITVLADSLGLSHRLASSITQTVFDAMAEALSRGENVEIRGFGSFAVKEYAAYHGRNPKTGSRIEVAPKKLPFFKVGKELRERVNGGVEVGVQSD